The DNA region TCCTCACCTTCTGTTCTGCGTTCCTCACCGTCTGTTCTGCGTTCCTCACCTTCTGTTCTGCGTTCCTCACCTTCTGTTCTGCGTTCCTCACCTTCTGTTCTGCGTTCCTCACCTTCTGTTCTGCGTTCCTCACCTTCTGTTCTGCGTTCCTCACCTTCTGTTCTGCGTTCCTCACCTTCTGTTCTGCGTTCCTCACCTTCTGTTCTGCGTTCCTCACCTTCTGTTCTGCGTTCCTCACCTTCTGTTCTGCGTTCCTCACCTTCTGTTCTGCGTTCCTCACCTTCTGTTCTGCGTTCCTCACCGTCTGTTCTGCGTTCCTCACCGTCTGTTCTGCGTTCCTCACCGTCTGTTCTGCGTTCCTCACCTTCTGTTCTGCGTTCCTCACCTTCTGTTCTGCGTTCCTCACCTTCTGTTCTGCGTTCCTCACCTTCTGTTCTGCGTTCCTCACCTTCTGTTCTGCGTTCCTCGACCTTCTGTTCTGCGTTCCTCACCTTCTGTTCTGCGTTCCTCACCGTCTGTTCTGCGTTCCTCACCTTCTGTTCTGCGTTCCTCACCTTCTGTTCTGCGTTCCTCACCTTCTGTTCTGCGTTCCTCACCTTCTGTTCTGCGTTCCTCACCTTCTGTTCTGCGTTCCTCACCTTCTGTTCTGCGTTCCTCACCTTCTGTTCTGCGTTCCTCACCGTCTGTTCTGCGTTCCTCACCTTCTGTTCTGCGTTCCTCACCTTCTGTTCTGCGTTCCTCACCGTCTGTTCTGCGTTCCTCACCTTCTGTTCTGCGTTCCTCACCTTCTGTTCTGCGTTCCTCACCTTCTGTTCTGCGTTCTTCACCCCCCGTTCTGCGTTCTTCACCTCCTGTTCTACGTTTCGCTCCCTCTCTTCTCCATCCTCCATACAATCCACACCCACGTGCCAAACAATTGTAGCGCAGATAAGCGGAGTCCCGCCACGTTTGCAGCAGTGTCACGTCCTAGGCACCAGTGTGCGGTTGGAGCTGAGTGCGGTGCAGCACATGGTTGGTTAGCTTCAGGCCGTGCTCAGTGGTGCAGCCTGGTTGTGATCTGAGGCCAGGACAGTAGTGCAGCTCTGTCTTATAGCAGGCGTTACGTTCCGGTGTGCGCTCTTTGATTCCCTCTCTGGCCTTAATCTGGGCAATGTGATTGGCGCCCTGGATCTCCCTGAGTAACCTGGATTTGTGTCCCCGGCTGCTCTAGTGACGGCCCCCGGGGATGGATCTCCAGCGTTGCAGTACGGGCTGAGGTCGGAGCCGCCTCTTTGTAGCTGCTGCTTCTGTAATGGCAGCGTTCAGGCCGGGCAGAGACATTACACCTTACATTACACATGTGATGGCCAAAGCTGCTGCGTAAAGCTGATGAGACCCCCGGAGCAGGCGCTGCTGATTGAGGAATTGGACATGATGATCAGCAATATGGGAACCGGACAGGGAGGAACTGGCCAATAGTGATGAAGGGGAAACCTTGGGATCAGCTATAAGGGGCCCCGCGGGGGGCCAAGTCCTCAGTCTGTAGCTGTAAACTGCAAGAGTCCTGATAATGAGACTCCAATGTTACAGACCTCCAGAGTAGGAGAGAAGACGTCACTACAGATGAAAGACCCTGGAGGACTGTCAGGAGATGGAACTGCAGTGTCCTGGAGGACTGTAAGGAGATGGAACTGCAGTGTCCTGGAGGACTGTAAGGAGATGGAACTGAAGTGTCCTGGAGGACTGTAAGGAGATGGAACTGCAGTGTCCTGGAGGACTGTAAGGAGATGGAACTGCAGTGTCCTGGAGGACTGTAAGGAGATGGAACTGCAGTGTCCTGGAGGACTGTAAGGAGATGGAACTGCAGTGTCCTGGAGGACTGTAAGGAGATGGAACTGCAGTAGTAATAGATTAATATGCTGTACTGAATataagggggcggggctgtgactacccctcagacatgatatatacagggggcggggctgtgactacctctcagacatgatatatacagggggaggggctgtgactacccctcagacatgatatatacagggggcgggctgtgactacctctcagacatgatatatacagggggaggggctgtgactacccctcagacatggtatatacagggggcggggctgtgactacctctcagacatgatatatacagggggcggggctgtgactacccctcagacatgatatatacagggggcggggctgtgactacccctcagacatggtaaatacagggggcggggctgtgactacccctcagacatgatatatacagggggcggggctgtgactacccctcagacatgatatatacagggggcgggactgtgactacccctcagacatgatatatacagggggcggggctgtgactacccctcagacatgatatatacagggggcggggctgtgactacctctcagacatgatatatacagggggaggggctgtgactacccctcagacatgatatatacagggggcgggactgtgactacctctcagacatgatatatacagggggaggggctgtgactacctctcagacatgatatatacagggggcggggctgtgactacctctcagacatgatatatacagggggcggggctgtgactacccctcagacatgatatatacagggggcggggctgtgactacctctcagacatgatatatacagggggcggggctgtgactacctctcagacatgatatatacagggggcgggactgtgactacctctcagacatgatatatacagggggaggggctgtgactacccctcagacatgatatatacagggggcggggctgtgactacctctcagacatgatatatacagggggcggggctgtgactacccctcagacatgatatatacagggggcggggctgtgactacctctcagacatgatatatacagggggcggggctgtgactacctctcagacatgatatatacagggggcggggctgtgactacccctcagacatgatatatacagggggcgggactgtgactacctctcagacatgatatatacagggggcggggctgtgactacccctcagacatgatatatacagggggcggggctgtgactacccctcagacatgatatatacagggggcggggctgtgactacccctcagacatgatatatacagggggcggggctgtgactacccctcagacatgatatatacagggggcggggctgtgactacccctcagacatgatatatacagggggcggggctgtgactacccctcagacatgatatatacagggggcggggctgtgactacctctcagacatgatatatacagggggcggggctgtgactacccctcagacatgatatatacagggggcggggctgtgactacctctcagacatgatatatacagggggcggggctgtgactacccctcagacatgatatatacagggggcggggctgtgactacctctcagacatgatatatacaggggcggggctgtgactacctctcagacatgatatatacagggggcggggctgtgactacccctcagacatgatatatacagggggcggggctgtgactacccctcagacatgatatatacagggggcggggctgtgactacccctcagacatgatatatacagggggcggggctgtgactacctctcagacatgatatatacagggggcggggctgtgactacccctcagacatgatatatacagggggcggggctgtgactacctactcagacatgatatatacagggggcggggctgtgactacccctcagacatgatatatacagggggcggggctgtgactacctctcagacatgatatatacagggggaggggctgtgactacctctcagacatgatatatacagggggcggggctgtgactacctctcagacatgatatatacagggggcgtggctgtgactacctctcagacatgatatatacagggggcggggctgtgactacctctcagacatgatatatacagggggcggggctgtgactacctctcagacatgatatatacagggggcggggctgtgactacccctcagacatgatatatacagggggcggggctgtgactacctctcagacatgatatatacagggggcggggctgtgactacccctcagacatgatatatacaggggcggggctgtgactacccctcagacatgatatatacagggggcggggctgtgactacctctcagacatgatatatacagggggcggggctgtgactacccctcagacatgatatatacaggggcggggctgtgactacccctcagacatgatatatacagggggcggggctgtgactacccctcagacatgatatatacagggggcggggctgtgactacctctcagacatgatatatacagggggcggggctgtgactacctctcagacatggtatatacagggggcggggctgtgactacccctcagacatgatatatacagggggcggggctgtgactacctctcagacatgatatatacagggggcggggctgtgactacctctcagacatggtatatacagggggcggggctgtgactacccctcagacattgaagcgaaagagggaccgtcctccttgtggaagatgaaaggaaaaccgcgctcgcccaggtacagtgaaaagactttatttcgcacaacgcgtttcgagtatactgctctttctcaagtgcatatgatcaaccttaaaattaagaacaacatccagaacaacaataaatacttcaaaatttagataaatagttaaaatatccagttatacaaaggctaaggatatcctgataaggtccagtaagttgctacacttatggactaagctaagagaattctaacagtctcattagatgtgtgaataatcacatagaatagaactgctaaatgaaataaaccttactaacacaacacaaataggagagatgataatcattgcaatctaaaacattattcaacttgtaggtgaagataaatagctcactatagataaaacatacagatcaggccatgttgtaaaaaatccctcaagcactaaataaagtgccaggggagtcACTCAAATCCTACTTTACCATAAATCCTAATGGTTCTGATGGGAGGAGATAAACACATAACAAGAATACATGACAAGTAAGTGGGAAAACCAGCCTCTGTGCTTCCCTTCCCTAGCTGAGGGTTAGTGCTTGAGGAAAGCAACAGTAGGTTGATTATTTATACAATAAGcggcaggaagtgacatcacacggcAGGAAGCCCGTGACCACGTTGCCAGTGTAACACATCCCGGCGTCAAGTATCgggcaactgcgcatgcgcgggcttaTGAGTCCGATACATAGTGCGGTCAGTTAGGAACACAGTTATCGGGTCGCATAGAATACCAGCGACCCGAGTTCAATTCCCATCATACTCCCTAGGACGGATGACATCTATATTTAACAACTTAAAACCTGCatcttaaaaacataaaaaaatttccCCATAGGCAAAAACACTGAGCaaaaacaataatacataaaacactCCTATGCAGGAAGTATCCTATTAGAGATGATGGCAGTAGTCAGAACCTGTTGGGAGCAGCTAGGAGACCCATATCTAATTGGTGCTATTAACATGATAATAAAACGATATAAGATTAAGTAAACCAAGCTGAAAAGTGACTAATGAACCAAAAATAAAATCTCCTAGGGAGTATGATGGGAATTGACCTCGGGTCGCTGGTATTCTATGCGACCCGATAACTGTGTTCCTAACTGACCGCACTATGTATCGGACTCATaagcccgcacatgcgcagttgccCGATACTTGACGCCGGGATGTGTTACACTGGCAACGTGGTCACGGGCTTCCTgccgtgtgatgtcacttcctgccgCTTATTGTATAAATAATCAACCTACTGTTGCTTTCCTCAAGCACTAACCCTCAGCTAGGGAAGGGAAGCACAGAGGCTGGTTGTCCCACTTACTTGTCATGTATTCTTGTTATGTGTTTATATCCTCCCATCAGAACCATTAGGGTTTATGGTGAAGTAGGATTTGAGTgactcccctggcactttatttagtgcttgagggattttttacaacatggcctgatctgtatgttttatctatagtgagctatttatgttcacctacaagttgaataatgttttagattgcaatgattatcatctctcctatttgtgttgtgttagtaaggtttatttcatttagcagttctattctatgtgattattcacacatctaatgagactgttagaattctcttagcttagtccataagtgtagcaacttactggaccttatcaggatatccttagcctttgtataactggatattttaactatttatctaaattttgaagtatttattgttgttctggatgttgttgttaattttaaggttgatcatatgcacttgagaaagagcagtatgctcgaaacgcgttgtgcgaaATAAAGTCTTAtcattgtacctgggcgagcgcggttttcctttcatcttccacaaggaggacggtccctctttcgcttcattgccttgacgtcttgcaggcgttctttccagcggctgcccgtgtccctattacttccaatattatacgtcatagagttgttgtgtcacacacaactcttccaggtgagcggacaaattttttgcttacctactttttacccatcatttctacacattggtcggctcggtgcccctctctctctgtattttacccctcagacatgatatatacagggggcggggctgtgctgtatataaggggcaggtCTCTGATGTGTGACGGCCTTGCCTATGACTTTTGCTCGCTGTCTCGGTGCTGCCGCCTGTcatatcttctcttctctttcAGTGTTCCGGGGAGGTTGGAGAATCCGGGACGTTTGGCCGGACAGACTTCGGCTCCTCAGACATTCAGACAAACTCTGAAAGCACAAAAGAAGTAAGAAGCCATGTGTCCCCCGGCCCCTGCGGCCTCGGAGGTCTCCAGGCGGACGCTGCAGGTGGAGAGTAAAGGTCACCGTGCAGGAAGATCACCCTCAGCATCTCCAGAGCGAGGCACCACCCCGACCTCCCCCTACTCAGTGCCGCAGATCGCCCCTCTCCCCAGCAGCACGCTCTGCCCCATATGCAACACCACGGACCTCACCTCCTCTCCGAATCAGCCAAACTTTAACACGTGCACCCAGTGTCGCAATGAGGTGTGCAACCAGTGCGGCTTCAACCCCAACCCTCATCTGACAGAGGTAACACTGCCATCTAGTAATTATGTATGTTATGCACCGCGCCATctgtagactgccccctagtgctgctccatctatagactgccccctagtgctgctccatctatagactgcccccctagtgctgctccatctatagactgcccccctagtgctgctccatctatagactgccccctagtgctgctccatctgtagactgccccctagtgctgctccatctgtagactgcccccctagtgctgctccatctatagactgccccctagtgctgctccatctgtagactgcccccctagtgctgctccatctgcagactgccccctagtgctgctccatctatagactgcccccctagtgctgctcc from Leptodactylus fuscus isolate aLepFus1 unplaced genomic scaffold, aLepFus1.hap2 HAP2_SCAFFOLD_255, whole genome shotgun sequence includes:
- the LOC142187834 gene encoding protein bassoon-like; translation: MCPPAPAASEVSRRTLQVESKGHRAGRSPSASPERGTTPTSPYSVPQIAPLPSSTLCPICNTTDLTSSPNQPNFNTCTQCRNEVCNQCGFNPNPHLTEVKEWLCLNCQMQRALGMDMTTAPRSKSQQQLHSPLSPAKQTKPPPMSQSLH